A genomic window from Cytobacillus suaedae includes:
- a CDS encoding YtpI family protein — MPIFVILIVISLSFYIFYKAKYFRTKRPVEKRWVSAKSSIALGLFVLFFALNQFFLHTSTVSTLVGIVFLLVGGGSIWAGYKAYKHYLPLAIEEANQAK, encoded by the coding sequence ATGCCTATTTTTGTTATACTTATTGTGATTTCACTATCTTTTTATATCTTCTATAAAGCTAAATATTTCCGTACAAAGCGTCCGGTTGAAAAGCGATGGGTATCCGCCAAATCAAGTATTGCTTTAGGATTATTTGTATTATTCTTTGCACTTAACCAATTTTTCCTTCATACCTCAACTGTTTCTACCCTTGTAGGAATTGTATTTTTACTTGTAGGTGGAGGTAGTATCTGGGCTGGATATAAAGCTTATAAACACTATTTACCGTTAGCAATAGAAGAAGCAAATCAAGCTAAATAG
- a CDS encoding CBS domain-containing protein, which translates to MATKHEQILEHIDSLPIGEKISVRQIAKDMKVSEGTAYRAIKDAENKGYVSTIERVGTIRIEKKKKENIEKLTFAEVVNIVDGQVLGGRAGLHKTLNKFVIGAMKLEAMMRYTGAGNLLIVGNRTNAHELALKAGAAVLITGGFDTEDHVKKLADELQLPIISSTYDTFTVATMINRAIYDQLIKKEIVLVEDILTPLESTVYLSNQDNVGSWFELNVKTGHSRFPVVDQQLKVVGIVSGKDIIGQEHSTSIEKVMTKHPMTALEKTSVASASHMMVWEGIEVLPVVDQGNKLQGLISRQDVLKALQMIGRQPQVGDTIDDIVTNRFVEIVGDKKDEVVYRCEVSPQMTNYLGTISYGVFTTIVTEAANRVLRSYKKGDLVIENITIYFIKPVQIDSMIDIKPKVLEVGRKFGKVDVEVYNEGVVVGKALMMVQIIDR; encoded by the coding sequence TTGGCTACAAAACATGAGCAAATATTAGAACATATTGACAGCTTACCAATCGGTGAAAAAATATCAGTTCGACAAATTGCAAAAGATATGAAAGTCAGTGAGGGTACCGCATATCGTGCAATTAAGGATGCTGAGAATAAAGGATATGTTAGTACGATTGAGCGTGTTGGGACGATACGGATTGAAAAAAAGAAAAAGGAAAATATCGAGAAGTTAACATTTGCTGAAGTTGTTAACATTGTGGATGGTCAGGTTTTAGGCGGACGAGCAGGTTTACATAAAACATTAAATAAATTTGTAATTGGTGCAATGAAGCTTGAAGCAATGATGCGCTACACTGGAGCAGGAAATTTACTAATCGTTGGTAATAGAACAAATGCCCACGAGTTAGCCTTAAAAGCTGGTGCAGCTGTGTTGATTACAGGTGGATTTGATACAGAAGATCATGTGAAAAAGCTGGCAGATGAATTACAGTTACCGATTATTTCTAGTACTTATGATACGTTTACAGTTGCAACGATGATTAATCGTGCTATTTATGACCAATTAATCAAGAAAGAGATTGTATTAGTTGAGGATATATTAACACCTCTTGAATCTACTGTTTACTTATCAAATCAAGATAATGTGGGTAGTTGGTTTGAGTTAAATGTAAAGACTGGTCATAGCCGGTTCCCAGTTGTAGACCAACAATTAAAGGTAGTTGGGATTGTTTCAGGTAAAGATATTATTGGTCAAGAACATTCTACTTCGATTGAGAAGGTAATGACTAAACATCCGATGACTGCTCTTGAAAAGACCTCGGTTGCATCAGCATCTCATATGATGGTGTGGGAAGGAATTGAAGTCCTACCCGTAGTAGACCAAGGAAATAAATTGCAAGGATTGATTAGTCGCCAGGATGTTTTAAAAGCACTTCAGATGATAGGAAGGCAGCCACAGGTTGGGGATACGATTGATGATATAGTAACAAATCGATTTGTCGAAATTGTTGGAGATAAAAAAGATGAAGTGGTATATCGTTGTGAAGTGTCACCACAAATGACAAACTATCTAGGTACAATTTCATATGGTGTTTTTACAACTATTGTAACTGAAGCTGCCAATAGGGTATTGCGCTCCTATAAAAAAGGAGACTTAGTAATCGAAAATATTACCATTTATTTTATAAAGCCCGTTCAAATTGATAGTATGATTGATATTAAGCCAAAGGTTCTCGAGGTTGGTAGGAAATTTGGTAAGGTAGACGTTGAGGTCTATAATGAAGGTGTTGTTGTAGGCAAGGCCTTAATGATGGTTCAGATTATCGATCGGTAA
- a CDS encoding metal-dependent hydrolase, which yields MKVSYHGHSVVKIETNNKTIIIDPFITGNNSTDLDATNLKVDVILLTHGHNDHVGDTVELAKKNNALVVAPFELAEFIGWQGVNVHPMHIGGKHEFEFGTVKLTPAFHGSSYTNYETKEIIYTGMPSGILFTSEGKTIYHAGDTALFSDLKLIGERNAIDVAFLPIGDNFTMGPKDAVLAAEWLNANKVVPIHYNTFPVIEQDPDRFVEKLNKGVGLVLTPGEGINL from the coding sequence ATGAAAGTATCTTATCATGGACATTCAGTTGTAAAAATAGAAACTAATAACAAAACAATAATTATTGACCCATTTATCACTGGGAATAATTCAACTGACTTAGATGCTACTAATCTAAAGGTTGATGTGATTCTTTTAACTCATGGACACAATGATCATGTTGGAGACACAGTTGAGCTTGCGAAGAAAAATAATGCACTTGTTGTTGCTCCTTTTGAGTTAGCTGAATTTATTGGCTGGCAAGGGGTAAATGTACACCCAATGCATATTGGTGGAAAGCATGAATTTGAATTTGGAACAGTCAAATTGACTCCTGCTTTTCACGGATCAAGCTATACAAATTATGAGACTAAAGAAATTATCTATACTGGTATGCCGAGTGGTATTCTCTTCACTTCTGAGGGTAAAACAATTTATCATGCAGGTGATACGGCCTTATTCTCAGATTTAAAGCTAATAGGTGAGCGCAATGCTATTGATGTTGCCTTCTTACCAATTGGTGATAATTTTACAATGGGGCCTAAGGATGCAGTGCTTGCTGCCGAATGGTTAAATGCTAATAAGGTAGTTCCTATTCACTACAATACCTTTCCAGTTATAGAACAGGATCCAGACAGGTTTGTGGAAAAACTAAATAAGGGTGTAGGTCTTGTTCTCACACCAGGAGAGGGCATTAACTTATAA
- a CDS encoding aminopeptidase P family protein, with protein MKHRIEELSNWLQQEDITMGFLTSTANVFYLSGFYTNPHERLLGLCVFQDQEPILICPNMEVSQARSKGWEYEIIGYSDTDNPWNMIQASLNKRNITPSKIAVEKEHMNIERYEKLQELFGNPIFVAAEEKMHLLRMVKDEKEAAILRQAAELADFGVEVGVNAIAEGKPELEILATIEYELKKKGINQMSFATMVLTGLKTAAPHGKPGLDLVQKGDLVLFDLGVVLDGYCSDITRTVAFGSINEKQKEIYETVLRAQKAALEASKPGVAIGSIDTIARDIITEAGFGEYFTHRIGHGLGIDVHEFPSMNATNTMLLQQGMSYTVEPGIYVPSIGGVRIEDDLLITEDGVEILTSYPKELQII; from the coding sequence ATGAAGCATAGAATTGAAGAGTTATCAAACTGGTTACAGCAAGAGGATATTACGATGGGCTTTTTAACATCAACGGCTAATGTCTTTTATTTAAGTGGGTTTTATACTAACCCCCATGAAAGATTATTAGGATTATGTGTATTTCAAGACCAAGAACCAATTTTAATCTGCCCAAATATGGAGGTTTCTCAAGCCCGCTCAAAAGGTTGGGAATATGAGATTATTGGTTATAGTGATACTGATAATCCTTGGAATATGATCCAGGCTTCATTAAACAAACGTAATATTACCCCTTCCAAAATAGCTGTAGAAAAAGAACACATGAATATTGAACGTTATGAAAAGTTACAGGAGCTATTCGGTAACCCTATATTTGTAGCTGCAGAAGAAAAGATGCACCTCTTACGTATGGTTAAGGATGAGAAGGAAGCAGCTATTTTAAGACAGGCAGCTGAGTTAGCAGACTTCGGTGTTGAAGTAGGCGTTAATGCTATCGCAGAAGGAAAACCTGAGCTCGAGATATTAGCTACGATTGAGTATGAACTAAAGAAAAAAGGGATAAACCAAATGTCGTTTGCAACCATGGTGTTGACTGGCCTTAAAACAGCTGCTCCACATGGAAAGCCTGGGTTAGATCTAGTCCAAAAAGGGGATTTAGTTCTATTTGACCTTGGGGTTGTTTTAGATGGATATTGTTCTGATATTACTAGAACAGTTGCATTTGGATCTATTAACGAAAAGCAGAAGGAAATCTATGAGACTGTATTACGAGCTCAAAAGGCAGCTTTAGAAGCAAGTAAGCCGGGAGTTGCAATTGGCTCTATTGACACAATTGCTCGTGATATCATCACAGAAGCTGGCTTCGGTGAGTACTTCACACATCGAATTGGTCATGGATTAGGAATAGATGTCCATGAATTCCCATCAATGAATGCAACGAATACAATGCTTCTTCAACAAGGGATGTCTTACACTGTTGAACCAGGAATTTATGTGCCGTCTATCGGAGGCGTTCGAATCGAAGACGATCTCTTAATCACAGAAGATGGGGTAGAAATATTAACAAGCTATCCAAAAGAATTACAGATAATTTAA
- the ald gene encoding alanine dehydrogenase, giving the protein MRIGVPREIKNNENRVAMTPAGVVNLVTSGHEVFIETNAGVGSLFTDEDYVIAGARIVDTAAEAWSMDMVMKVKEPLPSEYQYFREGLILFTYLHLAPEPELTKALIDNKVVGIAYETVQLPNGSLPLLTPMSEVAGRMSSQLGAQFLEKPKGGKGILLAGVPGVSRGKVTIIGGGVAGTNAAKMAIGLGAQVTIIDLNPERLRQLDDIFGKDITTLMSNPLNIAEAVAQSDLVIGAVLIPGARAPKLVTEDMVKTMVPGSVIVDIAIDQGGIFETTDRITTHDDPTYVKHDVVHYAVANMPGAVPRTSTIALTNVTVPYAIQIANKGYKQACLDNEALLKGINTLNGYVTYKAVAESHELAYSDARTLLG; this is encoded by the coding sequence ATGCGTATTGGTGTACCTAGAGAGATAAAAAATAATGAAAATCGTGTTGCGATGACACCTGCTGGGGTTGTGAACCTTGTTACATCTGGACACGAAGTATTTATTGAAACAAATGCGGGTGTTGGGTCTCTTTTTACTGACGAAGATTATGTAATTGCAGGAGCTAGAATTGTAGATACTGCTGCTGAAGCTTGGTCAATGGACATGGTTATGAAAGTAAAAGAGCCACTTCCATCTGAATATCAATATTTCCGTGAAGGATTAATTTTATTTACATATTTACACTTAGCTCCAGAACCTGAGTTAACAAAGGCATTAATTGATAACAAAGTAGTTGGAATTGCATATGAGACAGTTCAACTACCTAACGGGTCACTGCCTTTATTAACACCTATGAGTGAGGTTGCAGGAAGAATGTCATCACAGCTAGGTGCTCAATTCCTTGAAAAGCCAAAGGGTGGAAAAGGGATTTTACTTGCTGGTGTTCCAGGCGTTAGTCGTGGAAAAGTTACAATCATCGGTGGGGGTGTAGCTGGAACAAATGCTGCTAAAATGGCAATTGGTTTAGGTGCACAAGTTACAATCATTGACTTAAACCCAGAGCGTTTACGTCAGCTTGATGATATTTTTGGAAAAGACATTACAACGTTAATGTCAAATCCATTAAACATTGCTGAAGCTGTTGCCCAATCTGACTTAGTTATTGGTGCAGTTTTAATTCCAGGAGCAAGAGCACCTAAGCTTGTTACTGAAGATATGGTGAAAACAATGGTGCCAGGCTCAGTAATCGTGGATATTGCGATTGACCAAGGTGGTATCTTTGAAACAACTGACCGTATCACTACTCATGATGATCCAACTTATGTAAAACATGATGTAGTACACTATGCAGTAGCAAATATGCCAGGTGCTGTACCTCGTACTTCTACAATTGCTTTAACAAATGTAACTGTGCCATATGCAATTCAAATTGCAAACAAAGGGTACAAGCAAGCATGTTTAGACAATGAAGCTTTATTAAAAGGAATCAATACATTAAACGGTTACGTAACTTACAAAGCTGTTGCTGAATCGCACGAACTTGCATATTCAGATGCAAGAACTTTATTAGGTTAA
- a CDS encoding universal stress protein, with product MSLTYRKILVAVDGSKESDWAFKKAIEISKRNNASLVITHIIDTRSFATVEAYDRSIALRAEKFAKELVEDYKKQAEKEDVKNLYTVIEYGSPKVKIAKEIAPKHEIDLIICGGSGLNAVERFLIGSVSENITRSATCDVLIVKSEKDEHK from the coding sequence ATGAGCTTAACTTATAGAAAAATTCTTGTTGCTGTTGATGGATCAAAGGAATCTGATTGGGCATTTAAAAAGGCCATTGAAATCTCGAAACGTAACAATGCCAGCTTAGTTATTACACATATTATAGACACAAGGTCTTTTGCAACTGTTGAGGCATATGATAGGTCAATTGCATTAAGAGCAGAAAAGTTTGCAAAAGAACTAGTAGAAGATTACAAAAAACAAGCTGAGAAAGAAGATGTAAAAAACTTATATACTGTTATAGAATATGGATCTCCTAAAGTTAAAATTGCCAAAGAAATTGCCCCGAAGCATGAAATAGACTTAATTATCTGTGGTGGTTCAGGCTTAAACGCTGTGGAACGTTTTTTAATAGGAAGTGTCTCTGAAAATATTACACGTTCTGCAACCTGTGACGTTCTAATAGTTAAATCTGAAAAAGACGAACACAAATGA
- a CDS encoding MogA/MoaB family molybdenum cofactor biosynthesis protein, producing MSSLEHKKQAPFTVNCKVITVSDTRTEETDKSGKTMIAFLLEHKHKIIEYEIVKDEKEAIRRAVLAGCENPDIDVVLTNGGTGIAKRDVTIETVQEILAKEIVGFGELFRMLSYTEDIGSSAILSRAIAGVANNTAIFSTPGSTGAVKLAMNKLIIPELGHVVREIKKDL from the coding sequence ATGAGTTCACTAGAGCATAAAAAACAAGCCCCATTTACAGTGAACTGTAAGGTCATTACAGTAAGTGATACTAGAACTGAGGAAACCGATAAAAGCGGGAAAACAATGATAGCCTTTCTCTTGGAGCATAAACATAAAATCATTGAATATGAGATTGTAAAAGACGAAAAAGAGGCTATTCGAAGAGCAGTATTAGCTGGTTGTGAAAACCCAGATATCGATGTAGTTCTAACGAATGGTGGAACTGGGATTGCCAAAAGAGATGTTACAATTGAGACGGTACAAGAGATTCTAGCAAAAGAAATTGTTGGCTTTGGGGAATTATTTAGGATGTTAAGTTACACTGAGGATATAGGTTCATCTGCCATTTTATCTAGGGCAATAGCAGGTGTTGCAAATAATACCGCTATTTTTTCTACACCAGGTTCAACAGGTGCAGTAAAGTTGGCAATGAATAAACTAATTATCCCCGAACTTGGCCATGTAGTGAGAGAAATTAAAAAAGATCTATAA
- a CDS encoding EcsC family protein codes for MSLTPREKQVIEDIKTWEQKLYQYEPTDFEATYNKWLERAFELVPEDVRSEFFLKLDNMLFHLHAAIQGTQLQMDARQRIITSARTFYKDIEDVSDLKNLSVDQLIYLADHQIAKHRLYSFAQGGLTGTGGVLLLGSDLPAMTIINLRVVQLIAMTYGYEVNTPHEMMTSLKVFHAATLPNSIQHKGWEGLIDELDGTDEHFFFYEGSEELTDVSWMAHPLKQLMKAMLIIVFRRKIVQGVPLIGMAIGAGMNYQLTRQVTEFAHKYYQLRYLKEKEGLSL; via the coding sequence TTGAGTTTAACGCCAAGAGAAAAACAAGTAATAGAAGATATTAAAACATGGGAACAAAAGCTCTATCAATATGAACCAACTGACTTTGAAGCAACCTACAATAAATGGCTAGAAAGAGCATTTGAGTTAGTTCCAGAGGATGTTAGGAGCGAATTTTTTCTTAAATTAGATAACATGCTTTTTCATTTGCATGCAGCTATTCAAGGAACTCAGCTTCAGATGGATGCCCGTCAACGAATAATTACATCAGCCCGAACCTTTTATAAGGACATAGAAGATGTTAGTGACCTTAAAAACCTATCAGTTGACCAGTTGATCTATCTAGCTGATCATCAAATTGCTAAGCATAGATTATATTCCTTCGCGCAGGGGGGATTGACTGGAACCGGCGGTGTGTTACTACTTGGTTCGGACCTTCCAGCTATGACGATTATTAATTTGCGAGTGGTCCAACTAATTGCAATGACGTATGGGTATGAGGTGAATACACCACACGAAATGATGACTTCTCTGAAAGTGTTTCATGCTGCGACTTTGCCAAACTCCATTCAGCACAAAGGCTGGGAAGGTCTAATTGATGAGCTAGATGGAACAGATGAACACTTTTTCTTCTATGAGGGAAGTGAGGAGCTCACGGACGTATCCTGGATGGCACATCCATTAAAACAATTAATGAAAGCTATGTTAATTATCGTCTTTAGGAGAAAGATTGTACAAGGAGTTCCGTTAATTGGAATGGCAATTGGTGCTGGTATGAATTATCAGTTAACAAGACAAGTAACTGAATTTGCACATAAATACTATCAACTCCGCTACTTAAAGGAAAAGGAAGGTCTATCTTTATGA
- a CDS encoding acetate kinase: MSKIIAINAGSSSLKFQLFEMPSEEVVTKGLVERIGLENAIFNITVNGNKHTETTEIPDHSVAVKVLLAKLTDLGIIESLNEIQGIGHRVVHGGEIFNDSVLLTEEIIGKIEDLSELAPLHNPANITGIKAFKEVLPDVPSVAVFDTAFHQTMPEKSFLYSLPYEYYEKYGIRKYGFHGTSHKYISERAAQLLGRPKEQLRLISCHLGNGASIAAIEGGKSIDTSMGFTPLAGVAMGTRSGNIDPALIPYIMEKTGQTADEVLDVLNKKSGILGVSGFSSDLRDIEQQAGEGNERAELALEVFASRIHKYLGSYAARMSGVDAIIFTAGIGENSDTIRARVLRGLEFMGVYWDPTLNKVRGEEAFISYPHSPVKVLVIPTNEEVMIARDVVRLAQ; the protein is encoded by the coding sequence ATGTCTAAAATTATTGCAATAAATGCAGGAAGCTCTTCCTTAAAGTTTCAGTTATTTGAAATGCCTAGTGAAGAAGTTGTAACAAAAGGACTAGTTGAGCGTATAGGGCTAGAAAATGCCATTTTCAATATAACAGTGAACGGAAATAAACATACGGAAACCACAGAAATTCCAGACCATTCAGTTGCCGTAAAAGTATTACTTGCAAAATTAACGGATCTTGGCATCATCGAATCCTTAAATGAAATCCAAGGTATTGGCCATCGAGTGGTTCATGGTGGCGAAATCTTTAATGACTCTGTTTTATTGACTGAGGAGATCATTGGTAAAATAGAAGACTTATCTGAATTAGCTCCTTTACATAATCCAGCTAATATAACCGGTATTAAGGCCTTTAAAGAAGTTTTACCAGATGTTCCATCAGTAGCGGTCTTCGATACTGCATTCCATCAAACGATGCCTGAAAAATCATTCCTTTATAGCTTGCCTTATGAGTATTATGAAAAATACGGTATTAGAAAGTATGGATTCCATGGGACATCCCATAAATATATTTCTGAACGAGCAGCGCAACTACTTGGCCGACCAAAGGAGCAGCTTCGCCTAATATCTTGTCACTTAGGCAATGGTGCTAGTATTGCAGCAATTGAAGGCGGAAAGTCAATAGATACCTCTATGGGTTTTACTCCTTTGGCTGGTGTGGCAATGGGAACAAGGTCTGGTAACATTGACCCTGCTTTAATCCCTTATATTATGGAAAAAACGGGGCAAACTGCTGACGAAGTATTAGATGTCTTGAATAAGAAGAGTGGAATTCTTGGTGTCTCAGGTTTTTCAAGTGATTTAAGAGATATTGAGCAGCAAGCTGGAGAAGGAAATGAGCGTGCTGAATTAGCATTAGAAGTTTTTGCAAGCAGGATACACAAATATTTGGGTTCGTATGCAGCACGTATGTCTGGTGTTGATGCAATAATCTTTACGGCTGGTATTGGCGAAAATAGTGATACAATTCGCGCTCGTGTATTAAGAGGTTTAGAATTTATGGGAGTATACTGGGATCCTACATTAAACAAGGTACGAGGAGAAGAAGCGTTTATTAGCTATCCACATTCTCCTGTTAAAGTTCTTGTAATCCCTACTAACGAAGAAGTAATGATTGCAAGGGATGTTGTAAGGCTAGCTCAATAA
- a CDS encoding class I SAM-dependent methyltransferase has protein sequence MGVNSPVEHLFTTLNKTAEILQEELLCSYLDAIAETGENLFHETILQDEVSELTKKRLEKEYNLIKMDKFSNEEIRKAFQLLILKGMKNSSQPNHQMTPDTVGLFISYLITKLMEKKTSFTILDPAIGSGNLLTTILNQNSNKEITGFGVDIDDLLLKLAYVSANLQQHSIQLFNQDSLEQLFIEPVDLVVSDLPVGYYPNDIGAEKFELRAEKGHSYSHHLFIEQSMKQVKEGGYLLFLIPNTLFNTEQAVKLNQYIKENSYIQGLIQLPISLFASESAAKSIFILQKKGTDVTPPKQALLVDLPKFSNKVAMNDIIERINEWFKAEKSESSPV, from the coding sequence ATCGGAGTGAACTCTCCTGTAGAACATCTTTTTACAACCCTTAATAAAACAGCAGAAATACTTCAAGAGGAACTTTTATGTTCCTATTTAGATGCTATTGCCGAAACAGGTGAAAATCTATTCCACGAAACAATCCTTCAAGATGAAGTTTCAGAGCTTACAAAAAAAAGACTTGAAAAAGAGTACAATCTAATTAAAATGGACAAGTTTTCAAATGAGGAAATTAGAAAAGCGTTTCAGCTGCTCATCCTAAAAGGAATGAAAAATAGCTCGCAACCCAATCATCAAATGACACCTGATACAGTTGGTTTATTTATTAGTTACTTAATAACAAAACTAATGGAAAAGAAAACTAGCTTTACAATTTTAGACCCAGCTATTGGTTCGGGCAATCTACTAACAACTATATTAAATCAGAATAGCAATAAAGAAATAACTGGTTTTGGCGTTGATATTGATGATCTTTTATTGAAGCTAGCTTATGTAAGTGCGAACCTACAACAGCATTCAATCCAGTTATTCAATCAAGACAGCTTAGAGCAGCTTTTTATAGAACCGGTAGACTTGGTTGTTAGTGATTTACCTGTTGGATATTACCCAAATGATATAGGTGCAGAGAAATTTGAATTACGGGCAGAAAAGGGTCATTCATACTCACACCATTTATTTATTGAGCAGAGTATGAAACAAGTGAAAGAGGGAGGTTATTTACTTTTCCTAATACCAAATACCCTATTTAATACTGAACAAGCAGTTAAATTAAATCAATATATAAAAGAGAACAGTTATATTCAAGGGTTGATTCAACTTCCTATTTCCCTGTTTGCGAGTGAAAGTGCTGCTAAGAGTATTTTTATCCTACAAAAAAAGGGAACAGATGTGACCCCTCCCAAGCAAGCTCTATTAGTAGACTTACCTAAGTTTTCAAATAAAGTTGCGATGAATGATATCATCGAAAGAATAAATGAATGGTTTAAAGCAGAAAAATCAGAGTCTAGTCCAGTTTAA
- the tpx gene encoding thiol peroxidase yields the protein MANITFKNNPVTLLGNEVKVGDTAPDFTVLANDLSPVTLADSKGSVRLISVVPSIDTGVCDAQTRRFNEETTSLGNVKVLTVSVDLPFAQKRWCGANGIENVQTVSDHRDLSFGEAYGVHIKELRLLARAVFVVDSNDKVTHVEYVSEATNHPNYEAAIEAVKAAM from the coding sequence ATGGCAAATATAACTTTTAAAAATAATCCAGTAACATTATTAGGAAATGAAGTGAAGGTTGGAGATACAGCACCAGACTTTACTGTACTAGCTAATGATCTATCGCCAGTTACGTTAGCTGATTCAAAAGGTTCTGTACGTTTAATTAGCGTTGTACCTTCAATTGATACAGGTGTTTGTGATGCTCAAACACGTCGCTTTAACGAAGAGACTACAAGCCTTGGAAATGTTAAGGTACTAACAGTGAGTGTAGATTTACCTTTTGCTCAAAAACGTTGGTGCGGAGCAAACGGAATTGAAAATGTTCAAACAGTATCTGACCACCGTGATCTATCTTTTGGTGAAGCATATGGTGTACATATTAAAGAATTACGCTTATTAGCTCGTGCAGTTTTTGTTGTGGATAGCAATGACAAAGTTACACATGTAGAGTATGTAAGTGAAGCAACAAATCACCCTAATTATGAAGCTGCAATCGAAGCAGTAAAAGCAGCTATGTAA
- the ytfJ gene encoding GerW family sporulation protein: MSEHPIQGLMTTAMENLKQMIDVNTIIGDPVETPDGSVILTVSKVGFGFAAGGSEFQAGQQENKGDQQQSGGSKLPFGGGSGGGVSITPIAFLIVNASGVKLLHLDESTHLYEKILELAPQAVDKIQQMFKKNNQGQQNNQSNQGGQQQVSKQDFDI; this comes from the coding sequence ATGTCCGAACATCCTATTCAAGGATTAATGACCACAGCAATGGAAAATCTTAAACAAATGATTGATGTAAATACAATCATAGGCGATCCAGTTGAAACTCCAGATGGAAGTGTTATTCTTACAGTTTCAAAGGTTGGGTTTGGCTTTGCAGCAGGTGGTAGTGAATTCCAAGCAGGACAGCAAGAAAACAAAGGTGATCAACAACAAAGTGGTGGGTCCAAGCTTCCGTTTGGTGGAGGAAGTGGTGGTGGGGTATCCATTACTCCAATCGCATTCCTAATTGTGAATGCATCAGGAGTAAAACTCCTACATTTAGATGAGAGTACTCATTTATATGAAAAAATCCTTGAACTAGCACCACAGGCAGTAGATAAGATTCAACAAATGTTTAAAAAGAATAATCAAGGACAACAAAACAACCAATCAAACCAAGGTGGGCAACAACAAGTTTCAAAACAGGATTTTGACATTTAA
- a CDS encoding DUF2953 domain-containing protein, translating into MNWLLTIVGILVFLLIIVSITKLKVIIDLHHAGDDDHIIIKLFAWSGIIRYTIKVPFIKIDKESPGIVLKHEEVAGEQTDKSNKGKSKFTPRDILRGIEDTAKIVQHVVHIHKIVRQFLSHVHITKFNWHTTLGIGDAAQTGVIVGLGWSLKGTLIGVLSQYMKLMVHPTISITPSFQIPISETKLSCIFHFRIGHAILAGIRLVKYWKGGLPKFKTKPLSMLSGNQNKSV; encoded by the coding sequence GTGAATTGGCTACTAACAATCGTTGGCATACTAGTATTTTTATTAATTATTGTTTCAATTACTAAACTAAAAGTGATTATTGACCTTCACCATGCGGGAGATGATGACCATATCATTATTAAACTATTCGCTTGGTCCGGAATAATCCGTTATACCATTAAAGTTCCTTTTATTAAAATAGACAAAGAATCCCCAGGTATTGTTCTTAAGCACGAAGAGGTTGCCGGTGAACAGACAGACAAAAGTAATAAGGGGAAAAGTAAATTTACTCCTAGAGATATCCTTCGAGGTATTGAAGATACAGCAAAGATTGTACAACATGTTGTACATATACATAAAATTGTTCGCCAATTCTTAAGTCACGTACACATAACCAAATTTAATTGGCACACAACTCTTGGAATAGGTGATGCTGCTCAAACTGGAGTAATTGTTGGATTAGGATGGTCCCTAAAAGGCACACTAATAGGAGTATTAAGTCAATATATGAAATTGATGGTACATCCAACCATTTCAATCACACCATCCTTTCAAATTCCAATTTCTGAAACGAAATTATCATGTATTTTTCATTTTAGGATAGGGCATGCTATATTAGCAGGAATTAGACTGGTCAAATATTGGAAAGGTGGATTACCAAAGTTTAAAACAAAGCCACTATCCATGTTATCAGGTAACCAAAACAAATCAGTTTAA